The Acanthopagrus latus isolate v.2019 chromosome 13, fAcaLat1.1, whole genome shotgun sequence genome contains a region encoding:
- the LOC119030740 gene encoding cytochrome c oxidase assembly factor 4 homolog, mitochondrial, producing MASPSPHDRSRKEDDEDDPVERMISRTGCAELHYAVQECMAEHQDWRLCQSQVQTFKDCMMNFQNARKEQLRKQRAASTQSAPS from the coding sequence ATGGCGTCCCCTTCACCCCATGACCGCAGCCGTAAAGAGGATGACGAGGATGACCCTGTTGAGCGGATGATATCCCGCACTGGCTGTGCTGAGCTACACTATGCAGTGCAGGAGTGCATGGCTGAACACCAGGACTGGAGATTGTGCCAGAGCCAGGTCCAGACTTTCAAAGACTGCATGATGAACTTCCAAAACGCTCGGAAAGAACAGCTGAGGAAGCAGCGGGCGGCCTCCACTCAGTCTGCTCCCAGCTGA
- the LOC119031556 gene encoding olfactory receptor 2AT4-like, translating to MSFLRTFSNNSDIIHPPGFYIIGFETFPFISVYFIFLAFVYMVTVLFNSLVICIIVFNRCLHSPKFLAVANLAVIDVILNTCTIPGMIKIFLVKDNFVPFNLCLVQMHIYYMFVSLESYALAILAYDRLIAICFPLRHNSINTLRSMSCIVGLSWLFALGVTAFATGIMTRLSFCNSVRVFSYFCDYAPVFRLACNDFTMQWSAASTLSVLIQGGPCSFILLSYVSILVTVFRMKSLDNRLKALTTCIEHLILVAVFYIPLITIFTFGFHLRLIDPDQRVLSLSLASCLPPCINPIVYSLKTKEIKVRALALVRKNTIGMQLKRHNKTQN from the coding sequence atgTCTTTTCTCAGGACCTTTTCGAACAACTCTGACATCATTCATCCTCCAGGCTTCTATATCATCGGATTTGAGACATTTCCCTTCATCAGTGTCTACTTCATCTTTCTGGCGTTTGTTTACATGGTGACAGTGCTCTTTAATAGTTTGGTGATCTGTATAATTGTCTTTAATCGTTGTTTACACTCTCCAAAGTTTCTGGCTGTGGCCAACCTCGCAGTGATTGATGTGATCCTGAACACATGTACTATTCCAGGCATGATAAAGATATTCCTGGTTAAGGATAACTTTGTTCCATTCAACCTGTGTTTGGTACAGATGCACATTTACTATATGTTTGTATCATTGGAGTCATATGCACTGGCTATACTTGCCTATGACAGGTTGATTGCAATATGTTTCCCTCTCCGTCACAACTCCATCAACACATTGCGGAGTATGTCCTGTATTGTTGGCCTGTCTTGGTTGTTTGCTCTCGGAGTAACAGCCTTTGCGACAGGTATAATGACTCGACTGTCTTTTTGTAACTCTGTCAGGGTGTTCAGCTATTTCTGTGACTATGCGCCTGTGTTCAGACTGGCCTGTAATGATTTCACAATGCAGTGGTCTGCAGCTTCTACTCTTAGTGTTCTGATCCAGGGGGGGCCCTGTTCTTTTATCCTCCTGTCTTACGTCAGCAtcttggtgactgtgttcagGATGAAATCTTTAGACAATCGGTTAAAAGCTTTGACCACTTGCATTGAGCATCTCATccttgttgctgtgttttacaTTCCTCTCATTAccattttcacttttgggttTCATCTGCGTCTCATCGACCCGGACCAGCGTGTGCTGAGCCTGTCTCTGGCCTCTTGCCTCCCACCCTGCATCAACCCTATTGTGTATTCTTTGAAAACTAAAGAGATTAAAGTCAGAGCCCTGGCACTGGTCAGGAAAAATACAATTGGCATGCAACTAAAAAGGCATAATAAAACTCAGAATTAA
- the LOC119030737 gene encoding olfactory receptor 2AT4-like: protein MSFLRTFSNNSDIIHPPGFYIIGFETFPFISVYFIFLAFVYMVTVLFNSLVICIIVFNRCLHSPKFLAVANLAVIDVILNTCTIPGMIKIFLVKDNFVPFNLCLVQMFVYYMFGTLESYALAILAYDRLIAICFPLRHNSINTLQSMSCIVGLSWSFSLGVIAFATGIMTRLSFCNSVRVFSYFCDYAPVFRLACNDFTMQWSAATLLTFLLLVGPCIFILLSYVSILVTVFRMKSLDTRVKALATCVEHLILVAVFYIPLITIFTVGFYLRLIDPDQRVLSLSLASCLPPCINPIVYSLKTKEIKVRALALVRKNKIGTDLHKSKPQRGK, encoded by the coding sequence atgTCTTTTCTCAGGACCTTTTCGAACAACTCTGACATCATTCATCCTCCAGGCTTCTATATCATCGGATTTGAGACATTTCCCTTCATCAGTGTCTACTTCATCTTTCTGGCGTTTGTTTACATGGTGACAGTGCTCTTTAATAGTTTGGTGATCTGTATAATTGTCTTTAATCGTTGTTTACACTCTCCGAAGTTTCTGGCTGTGGCCAACCTCGCAGTGATTGATGTGATCCTGAACACATGTACTATTCCAGGCATGATAAAGATATTCCTGGTTAAGGATAACTTTGTTCCATTCAACCTGTGTTTGGTGCAAATGTTTGTCTACTATATGTTTGGGACTTTGGAGTCATATGCACTGGCTATACTTGCCTATGACAGGTTGATTGCAATATGTTTCCCTCTGCGTCACAACTCCATCAACACATTGCAGAGTATGTCCTGTATTGTTGGCCTGTCTTGGTCTTTTTCTCTGGGAGTCATTGCATTTGCGACAGGTATAATGACTCGATTGTCTTTTTGTAACTCTGTCAGGGTGTTCAGCTATTTCTGTGACTATGCGCCTGTGTTCAGACTGGCCTGTAATGATTTCACAATGCAGTGGTCTGCAGCTACTTTGCTTACTTTCTTGCTGCTGGTGGGACCGTGTATTTTTATCCTCCTGTCTTACGTCAGCAtcttggtgactgtgttcagGATGAAATCTTTAGACACTCGAGTGAAAGCTTTGGCCACTTGTGTTGAGCATCTCATccttgttgctgtgttttacaTTCCTCTCATTACCATTTTTACTGTCGGGTTTTATCTGCGTCTCATTGACCCGGACCAGCGTGTGCTGAGCCTGTCTCTGGCCTCTTGCCTCCCACCCTGCATCAACCCTATTGTGTATTCTTTGAAAACTAAAGAGATTAAAGTCAGAGCCCTGGCACTggtcaggaaaaataaaattggCACAGACCTACATAAGAGCAAACCTCAGAGAGGtaaatga
- the LOC119031555 gene encoding olfactory receptor 2AT4-like, producing the protein MSFLRTFLNDSLIIHPPGFYIIGFETFPFISVYFIFLAFVYMVTVLFNSLVICIIVFNCCLHSPKFLAVANLAVIDVILNTCTIPGMIKIFLVKDNFVPFNLCLVQMHIYYMFVSLESYALAILAYDRLIAICFPLRHNSINTLQSMSCIVGLSWLFALGVTAFATGIMTRLSFCNSVRVFSYFCDYAPVFRLACNDFTVQWSAASSLTVLILVGPCSFILLSYICILVTVFRMKSLDNRVKALATCVEHLILVAVFYIPLITIFTVGFYLRVINGDQRVLSLSLASCLPPCINPIVYSLKTKEIKVRALALVRKNTIGTDLHKSKPQQVCPPGSAASRYSVGHYSMGHAVSKAHRWAEVQTCDSDLTEEHYLGMGPFCLVGGPWRVTHSDLVGRDH; encoded by the exons atgTCTTTTCTCAGGACCTTTTTAAACGACTCTCTCATCATTCATCCTCCAGGATTCTATATCATCGGATTTGAGACATTTCCCTTCATCAGTGTCTACTTCATCTTTCTGGCGTTTGTTTACATGGTGACAGTGCTCTTTAATAGTTTGGTGATCTGTATAATTGTCTTTAATTGCTGTTTACACTCTCCAAAGTTTCTGGCTGTGGCCAACCTCGCAGTGATTGATGTGATCCTGAACACATGTACTATTCCAGGCATGATAAAGATATTCCTGGTTAAGGATAACTTTGTTCCATTCAACCTGTGTTTGGTACAGATGCACATTTACTATATGTTTGTATCATTGGAGTCATATGCACTGGCTATACTTGCCTATGACAGGTTGATTGCAATATGTTTCCCTCTGCGTCACAACTCCATCAACACATTGCAGAGTATGTCCTGTATTGTTGGCCTGTCTTGGTTGTTTGCTCTCGGAGTAACAGCCTTTGCGACAGGTATAATGACTCGACTGTCTTTTTGTAACTCTGTCAGGGTGTTCAGCTATTTCTGTGACTATGCGCCTGTGTTCAGACTGGCCTGTAATGATTTCACAGTGCAGTGGtctgcagcttcttctctcACTGTTCTGATTCTGGTGGGACCCTGTTCTTTTATCCTCCTGTCTTACATCTGCAtcttggtgactgtgttcagGATGAAATCTTTAGACAATCGGGTGAAAGCTTTGGCCACTTGTGTTGAGCATCTCATccttgttgctgtgttttacaTTCCTCTCATTACCATTTTTACTGTCGGGTTTTATCTGCGTGTCATCAACGGGGACCAGCGTGTGCTGAGCCTGTCTCTGGCCTCTTGCCTCCCACCCTGCATCAACCCTATTGTGTATTCTTTGAAAACTAAAGAGATTAAAGTCAGAGCCCTGGCACTGGTCAGGAAAAATACAATTGGCACAGACCTACATAAGAGCAAACCTCAGCAAG TTTGTCCACCAGGGAGCGCTGCAAG CCGCTACAGTGTGGGTCACTATAGCATGGGTCATGCTGTGAGTAAAGCTCACCGGTGGGCGGAGGTCCAAACCTGCGACTCAGATCTGACTGAGGAACATTACCTGGGGATGGGGCCCTTCTGTCTGGTAGGTGGCCCCTGGCGGGTGACCCATAGTGATCTGGTGGGCCGAGATCACTAG
- the LOC119031558 gene encoding olfactory receptor 6C4-like, with the protein MEFFNSALGKNISFVRPAYFIISGLSGIPNIQHYYVFLFFVYIVSVLGNTIVMAVIILDRSLRSPKYVAVFNLAFVDLFGNSALVPKLLDIFLFDHRYIPYNDCLTFLFFCYTCLSMQSFNLVALSYDRLIAITFPLHYRVMVTHRFMFCMIASFWLFIILAVLIAVGLLTRLSFCDSVVINSYFCDHGQIYRLACNDHFPNYAISCFYPVLIFWLPLVFILLSYLYVCCSLAKVATVQQGLKAFKTCIGHLLLVAIYFIPLLITFTLMEKINPNARIINLSLTSVFPPMLNPIIYVLQTQEIKESVKRLLKIGRKNKITVKKVIIM; encoded by the coding sequence ATGGAGTTTTTCAACTCTGCTCTTGGAAAAAATATCTCTTTTGTGCGTCCTGCGTATTTCATAATAAGTGGTTTATCCGGTATTCCAAATATACAACATTACtatgtctttctcttctttgtttatattgtttcagTGCTCGGAAACACTATTGTAATGGCTGTGATAATCTTGGATCGTAGTCTGAGGAGTCCAAAGTATGTTGCAGTTTTTAATCTAGCATTTGTGGACCTGTTTGGTAACTCTGCTCTGGTACCGAAGCTCCTCGATATCTTTCTGTTTGACCATCGCTACATCCCCTACAATGACTGCttgactttcctttttttctgctataCCTGCCTCTCTATGCAGTCATTTAATCTGGTCGCACTCTCCTATGACAGACTGATAGCTATCACTTTCCCACTGCATTATCGAGTGATGGTGACCCACAGGTTCATGTTCTGTATGATTGCATCTTTCTGGCTGTTTATTATACTTGCTGTTCTTATTGCAGTTGGCCTCCTGACAAGACTTTCCTTCTGTGATTCTGTCGTCATTAACAGCTATTTCTGTGACCATGGTCAGATATACCGGCTGGCCTGTAATGACCATTTCCCCAATTACGCAATTAGCTGTTTCTACCCAGTTCTTATATTTTGGCTTCCACTTGTTTTCATCTTGTTAAGTTACCTATATGTCTGCTGTTCTTTGGCTAAAGTGGCCACAGTTCAACAAGGACTGAAGGCCTTTAAAACATGCATAGGTCATCTTTTATTAGTGGCAATCTATTTCATCCCACTGttaatcacatttacattaatggAAAAAATTAATCCAAACGCCAGAATTATAAACCTGTCTCTGACCTCGGTCTTTCCTCCAATGTTGAACCCAATCATTTATGTTTTGCAGACCCAAGAAATCAAAGAATCTGTGAAAAGGTTATTAAAAAtcggaagaaaaaacaaaataactgtGAAAAAAGTGATCATAATGTGA
- the LOC119030738 gene encoding olfactory receptor 2AT4-like, whose amino-acid sequence MSFLRTFFNNSLIIHPPGFYIIGFETFPFISVYFIFLAFVYVVTVLFNSLVICIIVFNRCLHSPKFLAVANLAVIDVILNTCLIPGMIKIFLVKDNFVPFNLCLVQMHVYYMFVSLESYALTILAYDRLIAICFPLRHNSINTLQSMSCIVGLSWSFSLGVIAFATGIMTRLSFCNSVRVFSYFCDYAPVFRLACNDFTMQWSAATLLTFLLLVGPCIFILLSYICILVTVFRMKSLDNRVKALATCVEHLILVAVFYIPLITIFTVGFYLRVINGDQRVLSLSLASCLPPCINPIVYSLKTKEIKVRALALVRKNKIGTDLHKGKPQRGK is encoded by the coding sequence atgTCTTTTCTCCGGACCTTTTTTAACAACTCTCTCATCATTCATCCTCCAGGCTTCTATATCATCGGATTTGAGACATTTCCCTTCATCAGTGTCTACTTCATCTTTCTAGCATTTGTATATGTGGTGACAGTGCTCTTTAATAGTTTGGTGATCTGTATAATTGTCTTTAATCGTTGTTTACACTCTCCGAAGTTTCTGGCTGTGGCCAACCTCGCAGTGATTGATGTGATCCTGAACACATGTCTTATTCCAGGCATGATAAAGATATTCCTGGTTAAGGATAACTTTGTTCCATTCAACCTGTGTCTGGTACAAATGCATGTCTACTATATGTTTGTATCATTGGAGTCATATGCACTCACTATACTTGCCTATGACAGGTTGATTGCAATATGTTTCCCTCTGCGTCACAACTCCATCAACACATTGCAGAGTATGTCCTGTATTGTTGGCCTGTCTTGGTCTTTTTCTCTGGGAGTCATTGCATTTGCGACAGGTATAATGACTCGATTGTCTTTTTGTAACTCTGTCAGGGTGTTCAGCTATTTCTGTGACTATGCGCCTGTGTTCAGACTGGCCTGTAATGATTTCACAATGCAGTGGTCTGCAGCTACTTTGCTTACTTTCTTGCTGCTGGTGGGACCGTGTATTTTTATCCTCCTGTCTTACATCTGCAtcttggtgactgtgttcagGATGAAATCTTTAGACAATCGGGTGAAAGCTTTGGCCACTTGTGTTGAGCATCTCATccttgttgctgtgttttacaTTCCTCTCATTACCATTTTTACTGTCGGGTTTTATCTGCGTGTCATCAACGGGGACCAGCGTGTGCTGAGCCTGTCTCTGGCCTCTTGCCTCCCACCCTGCATCAACCCTATTGTGTATTCTTTGAAAACTAAAGAGATTAAAGTCAGAGCCCTGGCACTggtcaggaaaaataaaattggCACAGACCTACATAAGGGCAAACCTCAGAGAGGTAAATGA
- the waif2 gene encoding wnt-activated inhibitory factor 2: MWMFHSADGSKCLFSVWNQCVCYAVVVCLLSSPVRTEGPCPSSCVCARDSGTVICGDGEDGEVPGDIPEWTSTLILKGSNISTLQRGAFMSNGTESDMTTLSLSYNGIQTIEPYAFLGLPKLHLLDLSHNQLEFISARAFHGLLELRSLYLNDSLLPPAAAQLPGALSAESLRNLHRLELAGNNLRSIPLVNFNFYNLHALVLVNNSIESIGRENVTSFYQQRRIRVYLSLNPFRCGCELEAFYYWLKNSSQCPDAGQLLCAEPEAKRGVPVERLRGEDVDCMTENLEAVSYVFLGIVLALIGVVFLMVLYLNRGGIKRWLNNIREACRDQMEVYHYRYEQDSDPRLANVAV; encoded by the coding sequence ATGTGGATGTTTCACAGCGCGGACGGGTCAAAGtgtctcttctctgtgtggaaccagtgtgtgtgttacgcAGTGGTGGTGTGTCTGCTGTCCTCGCCCGTCAGGACGGAGGGTCCCTGCCCGTCGTCCTGCGTCTGTGCCAGAGACTCCGGGACGGTGATCTGCGGGGATGGGGAGGACGGTGAGGTGCCGGGAGACATCCCGGAGTGGACGTCCACCTTGATACTCAAGGGGAGCAACATCTCAACTTTACAGCGCGGCGCGTTCATGAGCAACGGCACAGAGTCGGACATGACAACCCTCTCACTGTCCTACAACGGGATACAGACCATCGAGCCCTACGCCTTCCTGGGGCTCCCCAAGCTGCACCTGCTGGACCTGAGCCACAATCAGCTGGAGTTTATCTCGGCCCGGGCTTTCCACGGGCTGCTGGAGCTGCGCTCTCTCTACCTGAACGACTCTCTGCTGCCTCCGGCCGCAGCGCAGCTGCCCGGCGCGCTCAGCGCGGAAAGTTTGCGCAACCTGCACCGGCTGGAGTTGGCGGGAAACAATCTGCGGTCTATACCCCTGGTAAACTTCAATTTCTATAATCTGCACGCGTTGGTGCTGGTCAATAACTCCATAGAGAGCATCGGGAGGGAAAACGTCACCAGCTTCTACCAGCAAAGGCGCATCCGCGTGTACCTGTCTCTGAACCCGTTCAGGTGCGGCTGTGAGCTGGAGGCGTTTTACTACTGGTTGAAGAACTCGTCCCAGTGTCCGGACGCAGGGCAACTCCTGTGCGCCGAGCCGGAGGCCAAGAGGGGGGTCCCCGTGGAGAGGCTCCGGGGGGAGGACGTGGATTGTATGACCGAGAACCTGGAGGCGGTCTCGTACGTGTTCCTCGGTATTGTCTTGGCTCTGATCGGGGTGGTGTTCCTCATGGTGCTGTACCTGAACCGAGGAGGCATCAAGCGGTGGCTCAACAACATCAGAGAGGCGTGCCGGGACCAGATGGAGGTCTATCACTACCGCTACGAGCAGGACTCAGACCCGAGACTGGCCAACGTGGCTGTGTGA